The Xylocopa sonorina isolate GNS202 chromosome 11, iyXylSono1_principal, whole genome shotgun sequence genome includes the window tttaaatacgtcaataaTGTATTATATTAACATTCCCatcttttatattatatatgcCATTTTCTCTAGATCAATTGCATCTCGAATTTTTGCCCACTATTTTTATTTACAAATGCTTTGTTCTTCATCCTGTTCCTTTTCGCAACATTACGCGAATCGGATCCTAAGGTGGATACGCGCTCGTATGCACGCGGGGTTCTTTAAATCAACCTAACAGTACAGCCCAATGATTGGCGATTAGGAAAAGCGTTCCTTCTTTTGCGGCAATTAAATGTATTCAAAAACAGTACTAAAAGTTATACTCGTAATCGTTAGATGAATCGCAACAAAAAAACAAGATCTTCTCGGGGGACCGAGATGTTTAAACAGTTAATTAACAACATTATCTCAATATACATATAAGCACATATACGAATCCTAAGCAGCGTTTCAACGAGATATTTTGTTATTCTTTAGAAAGTATGAAAAGAGATAAACTAAGTACCTGCGGTAGAGTGTAGCATCGAACACTCGACAATTCGTTGCATCGTTTCAAGCACTTATTGGAAGAGAAACATTAGTTACGAATCGGAATCGTACACGCGTTCACGTGATTTCATCTCGTCGTTACATTATGACACGCGTTCCGCTCCGATTGACTATCGTTCACGACGATTTGGTGGCAGGGTGCCTGACTAGGAGGTTTACTTCGCCGTCGTGCAGTTTCTTCATCAGGGACCACGCCTCGATCCTTGACATTCGCGTAACATCGTATCCGTTCACCTCTAACAATTGGTCCCCTGCTTTTAAGGCACCTGTCTTCTCGGCAGCACCCCCTGCTTACCGATAATAATTAGATTAACGAGAGACCAGGGTAGAACAGGCATTTTATTTAGATTAAAGCGTACCGGTGAATATCTTCTTGATCACCAACGGTCTGTCTCCGAGAGGGCTGTCTCTACCACCTTCAAGACTGAATCCTAAACCAGCTCCGCCTTTGTACACCGCTACGACCGAGGGTGGGCCCCACGCGGTGTCCTCAGCGGCGTCGCTCGTCTCGAATCCTtgcaaaagagaaaaaaaaagaaaaagatactaTAAGTTACATCGTTACTCTAGAACGGCGGAAACTTAATGGAAACTCTGATCACCTTCGATGATAGTTTCGACGCTCGCGGTACGCGACTTCAATTTGCACCCTTCCTCTGACCTGGCTCTCGAGACAACCAACACCACTTCCGATCTAGGCTGCTTCAGCACCGCTATGCTCTCCCTATGCGTGAGACCTTGCGTGCTTCTACCGTTTATGCTAAGTATTCTGTCGCCCCTTTGCATACGACCGTCTCTGTCGGCTATGGAATGAGCCAGCACTCGATGGACCGTGATCTCCTTGATCTCACAGTCCGCACCTCCGGCCAGAGTGATACCAACGCTACCCGTTGGGTTCTCCTTGTGTAGCAGTACGACGATCACGTCGTGAGCACCGCGAACTTCCTCGAGACTTGCCTCCTCCACCAGCTGCGCCAATTCCTGCTGCGAAATCAGGCTGGTGCTGCTGGCCAACGAGCTGATGCTTCCAAATTGTTCGCTGCTACACCTGTCCGCGTCCATGTCCGCACCTACTGAGGACAGATTCTCGTCCACGCTGCTATCCAAGCTTAGGAACCTGTTGTGCGCGGTCCCAGGCGTCTGCGGGCTACTGGGACAGTTCACCTCCAGAGCCTTCTTCATGTCTGACACGCTGACGCTTCTTCGACCAAGGTTTCTCGTCGTTGGGATCTTCGACAGCACCGACTTGGACTTCTCAGCCTCGTTGGTGGTCTCGTCCCCGCTGTTCTCGGCTACTCTCGACTTCGTCAGCGTTGGTATCTTCGAGAACGACTTGTCCTCGTTCCAGGACTCGCTCGTGCTCCTCCTCACGTATCGACTGTCTCTAAGAGTGTCCCACAGAGACCTGGAGTGCGAACTGGAAGTGCTGTTGGAGTTCCTCTCGGTTTTCGGTTCGCTGCTCTGACTTCGTGATAGCTTAGAGTCCCCTTTGACGCTCAGGATGTCTTCCAAGCTCATCTGGtttttcgatcgatcgaagCTACCATCGTCCACGTGTATCGCTGATCTGGATCTGCTTTTGGTCGTGAGGATCGTTAAGAGATCGTTCTGATCCTCGGTTGGTTTCTTCACAGACACGTTAGAGACGCAGCGTTGCTTAGACGCGTCTAAACGTCCGGATTCGTTTTCGTTTCTAGCGTTACTGTTCGTCGACGACAGATCGAGCGAATTCAATTGTTGCCCTTCGATCATGTTCCTACTATTATTTAGATTCTTCAGATTATTATTTATAGAGTTCATTTCAACGTCCACGGACTTCTTCTCGACTTTGCCAACAAGCTTCTCTTCGGACCTGGCCAGAGCCTTCGCCTCCGTGCGCACCCACATCTTCAGATCGTTCGAGGGCTCCATCATCACGAACTTGGACGATTTCACCACCATGGTAGGCGGGACACTCTTCTTCGGAGACAGTTTGGCCTCTTCAGCCGCTTTCTGGAAGGAATCGTCCTCCGCGAACGAGTCAGTCACCTCGATATAAGCGATCTTCACATCCTGCGCGACTGGTTCCTTCGACGAGTGGTTCCTCTGGTAAGCGTCGCCGTTTTCAACGATAGTCGATCGACACGCGTCGTCAGGGAACTTCCTCTGGATCAACGGCGACCCGTTCAAATCCCTACCGCTCCTGCACCTGGCGCTGGCTAAGATATTCTTCCGATTGATTGCTTCCACGCTCTGCGGTTTCAATACCCTTCTGGACAGGGACTCTGCGCTCGCCTGAGAACCGGACGTGAGGGTCGAAGAGGTGCTGCAGTTGGTTTCCGTGCTGTTCGATCGTTTCAACTGTCTCTGCGGTATCTGCGAGTTCCTCGAGCTCGACTCCGTCGTTGGCGATCGAACGTCCGAGCCGCTGCTGCTGGACGACGATCTCTCGGTTGCGAAGTTCCTGTCGGCTAGGCTGCTTGGTCTGCCACCGTACTCCACGCTTGGTTCCCTGCTGTAGGTTCTCGTTGGGCTGTTCATGATCAGCGCTCGTCGCTGGTAGTTCGTTTCTGTTGATACGTAGGACCTTTCAGAGGAAACTGTCGATCGTTCCGAGGGAGCTGGGGACATGGGCGGACTGAAGCCTCTGGAGATGCTGCTCTGCGAGCTGCTCACGGCGGAGTCGTTGTCCGAGTCGTCGTAGTCCATTCTGGTCTTCCGTTGCGCTGTTTTCGGTCTGCTACGCAATCCTTCCGGAGAACTGGCCGTGGAAGCGAACTCGAAGCTGTAATCGCTTCTGGTCGGACTGCAGATGCTCTCGAGGCTCTTTGGAGGCTCGGAAGGCGACGGTGTGGAGCTGGTGGACGTCGTGGAGGACGTTTTCGCAGCGCTGCTGTTCGTCGAGGTGCCGTACACCGCGAGACTCTTCCGTTTGAAGGCTGGCGAGTACTTGGAGTGTATCTGGGGTGCTGGCATCTTGAACGAGGTGGTGGCTTTCAATGGCATACTGGCCGTACTCGCGTTGCTCGCCAGGGAACTCTGGGAGCCCCATTTGTCTTGAATGTTCGCCTTCGGTAGCTGCAAACGAGAGAAAACATCTTAATTTATTTAGAAACACTGTACCCTTGTTTTGAAACGTTAGGTAGAACCACCACGAATGGTCACGTTTGGCACCCTCGAGCTGTACGGAAGTCGTACAGGAATAGCACGCTCACCTGCTGCAACAGTATCGAGTCTCTCGACTTTATTTCCGGAAGATCGACGATGGGCGTGTCGATGGGTATGGTCTCCTTCTCGGGGATAACCAACCCTCGCAATTTCGAGATCGATCTCCTCCTCTGCTCGATCAATTGATTCAAGCTGTTCTTTCTGACGTCCTCGTTGGGCCTCTTGAACGAGGAGACTAACGAGTTCGTCCTGGCGACTGGCGGCCCTGACGAGAGCTCGTTCGTTGTCGAGGTTCGATCTTGACCGTACGGCGTCGATCCAGAGAAACTTGTGGCACGAGCTAGTATGGCTGACACGGTTGGTTTCAGAGTGACGCTCTGGGGATTCTGACTCGTGGGCGTCAGAGAGTAACTTTTTACCGACGGCTTGCTCATTGAACTCTCGTACGAACTTATCAACGGCGTCGCAGTCAACGTGACTGGTTTCTGCTGGACGATCGGGAACGTCTTCGACGTGTGGATGGTCGGCGAGCTCATTGGTGAATTTTGCGTTACGCTCGGCGATCGTTGCTTGACGTACTTCTTACCAGCGTCTTGACCGACGTTCCTCCCGGAATCTGTCAAGTCGAATGAGCTCTGCGTCCTGTCCGCGAAGAAGGAGATCCTCTCCTTCTGCCCAGAGCTCTTCTCGTCGCTGCAGACGTCTTCCGTGGACTTGTACTTGGACAGTCTTCTGCCGTTGCTCGACGCGACGGCGATCGTCACCGTGTTCGGGAACAGAGGCCCGTCCAAGCTGCTCTGCGAGGAGAACATCGCGATCTTATCCCTAACTGAACGCTCCGACTTGTCGTCTTGCCTCCACAGTTCACCGTTGAACGAGAACTTCCGCTGCGTCGGCTCCAAGGTCGGCGCATTCCGCGTGTACGGCGGACAGATCGCCTCCATCTTGGGCGGACCTAACAGAAACGTTTACAGAATGAATTATCGATACCAGAACAGCAGAATTAAAAGCTGAAACAACGGTTTCAGGTATTGGAAAGAAAGATTCGAAGGGAAAGTTTACCCGTGAGCGGAAGAGGCGGAGGCGTGTCCAAGGTGTCCTTCTCCGAATGGTCCTGCGGCTCGTCGATAACAGGCACGTCTTTGTGATAGTATCCGGTGATTTCGATCTTCTTCTCCGTCACCACGATGTTACCGTTACCTTGATTCCCGTAGCTGGAGTAGTTGGTCACGGACGCGGCCTTTTTAACGAAGTCCTCCGGGATATACGGCTTGGGGTCTGGCAGCGCGTTGCCGCTCGTCTCCTGGCAAACGTTCTCGACGCTCATCTTGCCGTTTATCTCGATGCTGGGCAGCCCGATCTTGGTCACCTCCTGGCGTACAGCCTCGACGCTGGCCAATCCGGTGACCCTGGTGTCGGGCAGGATGATGCCCGTCGCGGCCACCACGTTGCTCTCCAGCAACTTGTAGCCGTCGTTACCGATGAACGACTCGTTCTCGTTGCAAACGAGACGGCCGTTCGCCATCATCGTCGACGTCCTCGCCGTCGCCGTGCCGGTCGTCACGAAACGGTACTGCTGCTGGCTGTTGCCACCGAACTCTTGGTAGGCCGCTGGAAACTCGTCCCCGTCCGGGGGCAGGCGTTGACCGCCTCCGCAGTTGTCCATCCTACCATTTACCGTCTCTGAAATCGCATGCACGACAGAGCGTTGGTTATCGTCTCCGCGGCGTTCTTTCAAGCCTCGCTCGTGGATCGCTCGGAACTATGTCGTATACCCAGCGGGACGCGGGGTTATCGCGATTCGAGGCTTCCGGGTTTCAGTCACGCCGTTCTCGACCGTTCGAACGTTAACGATTCGTACCTACGGATTTTAATTTCGTACTCCCAACCGTTCCATCCGCGGATTCACCCATCCGTGGATGCCTGGAATCTGACTGTCCCCGACGCACGATGAACCCGCGCGCAAAACCTTGACGCGCGATTACAGGTATCGTCCAACGCTTTATTAAACCTCATTACACTCGCTGGGGAATGTTGGAGATCGGTGATCCCATCGTTCGCGCAACAGATCCATTTACGAACGACGGACTCGTAGCTCGCGCGCAAAGGTTTCCACAGAGTACCGAGCGATACAACGCGCTCTCCTGCGCTCGATGAGGGATCGATGCCGTAACGAGCCGATCTTTCGATCCGCACGCGTCGTTGCTCCCGCGTGATCGCGGGAGAGAACGTTGATTACCTCGAGCATTTCAAATATGCGAGATCCATGTCGCCGTGCAAGGGAGCGGTGAGAGGGGCAGGGAAATGTTTAATAAAATCGAACCGCTACTCGCGATAAGATTCAGGCACGTACGTCGACCGATCGAATCGACGGCGGATAGTttttttaaacaaccattcccCATCTGTCGGCTCTCGAGAGTGCCAGCCAGAGCCACCGGGAGGAATTCCGATATTTCCCTCCTCAGCCGCTGTTACCGTTCGCGCTCGACCGTGTTTGGACTTTTAACTGGCCGACGAAGGCCGTTGGTGCCATCTTCCTGGCGTCGCTCGCGAGAGTAGTCCTGGCCGCGTTAACGACTCGCGCAACCGCGGATTACTTTCACGCGCGGCGATGTCCTGCGAGGGAATCGCGTGCGCGGACGTGTCCGGGGCAGATCCGCGGTTTCCTCGCGAGCCAACCTGATCGCTCCGATTCAAGGATTTCTACATTCTAAGGCACGCGCTCGCTGCTCGCCCACTGATAAACCCAGTTTGCGCGCGCGTTATCTACGCTCGAACGCTCGGGCGTGTCGCGCTGGTCCGCACGGAATCGCGGAAAATATCGGCTGCAGAAATGCCTGAGATACCATGTCGATCCGAGGCGCCGTACTGGCGAACGCTCGCGCGTTTCGCTCCTTTTTCTTTCGTCAATCTTCGCGCGTCGGTTTATATCGCGCGCTTAGAAAGTAAGAAGCGTGGAAAATTCAGTGAAACGAGTCGGCGACTCGCGCGAGCGCGACGGAGCCACAGAAACTGCTTGGCACTGAGGTAAGGATTCGGTGGAGGAACGGAGTAAAAGGTACATCGTGGTAGTAATTGTAATAAGGGGAAGAGGAGAATCTGGAGGATGAAGAACGATCGTTAGTCGAGGAAACGGAAACGGGAAGAGCGGAGATCCCTCCCCTCGGGAAAAGTGATCCTGTCACGGTTGAATCGTGCTCGCGTGCCGCTTTTCCACTCTATTCGCGACTAATAAACCGTGTCCCGCTAGCTTCTGATTAACATTCCTGGCCGATCGCCATTCGACGGGGCTGATCGAGGATACCGCGCGTGCAACCGGCGCCGATCCTCGCGATACTATGCACCACGTGCCATCGGAAATTCCATTGACTGGCAAGGAGAAAGAGCGAGGAACGCGCTCGAGGCGTGTTACGTAATTCGTAGACGAACTGCGCCTACGAGTTTCCTGTTTCTGCCAGTTTCGCCGGTCTCGCGGCCGTTCCGGCCGTTTAACAGAAACGGATCCCCGCCGATTTCAGTGAGGAAACCTCTGTCAACCGGTCGCCGGATGCCAGCCGTTGGAGCTGCGAGGAATTGCTCGAGTCGAAATCCCCGTTGAATTCAGCGGAACAGGTCCCGTGCAGCGACGTTTTAATCCGACCTCTCGCATTCCAACGTTCTCCAACGCGCAACAGACACTTGTCGAGGGACCGGGACGCAACGAACGCACTCTCCGTATCCCCGATATCGGTACAAATATGGTGCGATCGCTGGGACACACACGCGCTGCATCTAGCCGCGCGTCTTTCCGCTACCTATCCGCGCGAGTACGACCGATTAGCTGGAATTTTAATCGAGCCTCGCGTCGCTCTTTACTCGCGCTTATCCGACTCTACCTCTCGATATGCGCACAATGCCAGCTCTGCGCGCTCGTTTCGATGTCgaaatcgcgaagtgttattctcGATCGCCGTGCAAGAAATTTCAATAGCCGCGCGTCACACGAATGTCGTTCGGAAAACGGTCACGTGTGCATTTCACTTAACGCAGCACGTTTCGTCTCGCATCATTTGCGCGTCAGCAGCTGAGCATCCGCGAATACGACGCGTCGCGAACTTCCTCCTGTTCCTAGTCGTTACTCGTTGGAATCTCTTGGATGGGATCGATCGTTACGATTACTATTAACCTCGAAATTGTCCGAGAACCGGACTTCCGGCAGGAAGCTTCCAGCGTTAGGCTTCCGCGCGAGTGACATAATATCTTGCAGCGAACGTTCTTCCTTGTTACACTCGACGAACTGGTTCCTCGATCGTCCACGATTGTCGAGAAGGGAAACTCTCGCGAAATCCTCGAATTAAACGAACAACGAGAATGTCACTAAAATCGAAGGTGACGTCGCGCGTCTCGACGCGGGTCCGCGGGAGCGATTCGACGGATAAACGGGACGAGTCGAGCCAAGGGGTGAAAGAGACAGGCAGTCGAGGACTCGTTCTTACCCGTAAGGAGGCTCTCGTAAGACTGGACGACATTGCTCGTCGAGGCCAGCTTCCGCGGTTAGCACCGGCATCAAGCGTTATGCGTTCGCGCGAGAGAAGGGATAAAGCGGTGGTCACCGCGACGTGTCGCGGCCACATTTTCGGTCCCTTGGCTCTGGGATCGGTGTCCCTAAATCCGCGCCGCTTACGAAACCTCGTGAGGTGAGTCTACCTGGGACCTTACCCGGCTAGAAAACCACGACGTTTCGAGTGGGGAAGTAGGTTAGCGGCGGTTTTATGGTCGATTTGATGGACCAGTCCAAGAAATTGTTGCTCTTTGACGACCGCACGGACCCGAGAGTCCCGGATCTGAATTAATTAACGCGTTCGCTTGCGCGTGTTCGAAGAGGCGCGCAATAGGCGAGCGTAATTAATCCCTCGTCTCGAGCGTATTAAATATGTGGTATCGAATAAAGCGCGAGCTTCGACGCTGATCAACGCGCGGACGAGTTCCTATGAAAACCGCGATTTATAATTCGCACGAATTCCTATTATCCTGTCTGACCGCCGCTGCAGAGATGGAAAGAGTTACGGCTAACTGAGCGGCGAAACGAAATCGCGTGCAAGTTAACCGGGGAATGATATAACGTTGACGCATAGTCAGGTGGAAGTACTTACGGTAAAGTTGAATAATTCAACGTCTCGTTACTGTTATTCGAGGAGAAGTGCGAGCGCGTGGTCGTTCGTCGGTGGAATGACTTGTGACACAAGATCCGAGGTGAGAAAGAAGCAACGCTATGCGGAGGTTAAGAGCTATTAATCGCCGCGCGCTCTAAGCCTCATCGAACGTGTCCCGCGCTTAGATAATCCGCACGGGGCGTGGGCGTGTGTCAACTGCGCGAGGCGTCCGTGTCGAATCGCGCGAGTTTTCCGGCTCTCGCGAACCGAACGGCTCCCCCAGGTGTATCAAATAATACGGAGCGAGCGGTGCGTGCCACTGGACACGAGCAGGAAGCGTTTTACCATTATTCCATTATTGCGTCCACTCGATATCGCCGGATCGATGATCTTTTAACCCGCGTACTTATCGCAAAGATCGTCAGATAGCTTTGATTGGACTTGTACGCAATATTTATGGATCGAATTCGCGATACGAGATACGGGGGAGGATATAGACGGCCAGACAGCGATCTTCGGTTTGGAAACGGAAACTTCGTCGATCTGTTCGTCCGCTTCGAACTGTTTCTTTCCTGGTTTCGACTCCGTGGCGAATCGAGAAGCCGGCGAAAGCGGCCTGGTAGACGAATTTCACGAGTTCAAGGATCGAGCTGGCGCGCCTAGGCGAGAGCGCGATGGTAATCGCGGTTACACCGATCGCAACCGTAAATTACATAATTATGCGTATCGTAAGTTTTCTCGCAACGCGTCCACGGCATACCATCGCGCGAGAACGGCGCTTTTCGGCGTAGAATAAAAGTGACAGCAGCCGTGTCCGGCTGCGGCTTAAGAGCCGCTTGTCCTTGGCTGGCTGAGATCCGAATCGCGTGAACGCGTCACGAAAGTGTAGAACCTTGTACGCAGATTATTAATTGTTCCTTTTATCTTGCGCAATAACGACCTTTCGTCGCGTCGAACGTCGTTAACCGATCGGTCGCGATTGGCCCGCATTTCAGCCGGTGGGGCCTCGTTATTGTTACGAATATATTCGCGACCAGATCGATACGCCGCTCCTTCGATCGACGCCGATAAGCGGCTGCTCtcatcagtttttttttttttattgtcgaATGAGTCAGAGTTGATAACGGCGCGGCCGCAATAAATCGAAATGATCCGCGGCGTCGAGTGTTTGTTTAGAGCCGCGAGACGTTCTAATCCGCGCGTGGAGTACCAACGTTGCGTTCGTTCGAGTATCGAGGATCGTTGGATGATCGAGAGACTACCGAACGAGAACGTTCGCGCGGCTACGTAAGAATAAAGTAGAGGCTCGTGGCCAGCACCGTGGTAGGGGCAAGGTTTCGTGTCCTTAATTGCGCAACGTACCCCGGCCCATTATCCGGCCTACGACCGGTGATTTGTACATCGAAAAACCCGATTGTCTTCTCCGGATACTTAGGCCTGGAAAAGTAGGACGCAACATAATACGTCGAACCGCGTTGAAGGGTTAATATCACGTTGCAGATCTGCGAGCGACCTCGGCTACGTGTGCGCGTACGTTTCGCCTGTTGCTCGTTAAGTCGACTATTTATAACAGTTATCGAGCGTCATTTTAATTGGCGCGTTCTCATCGGAAGATATAACCTAATAACTAACGAGATAGCACGGCCGATGGGAACCGTGGGTTTCACGGGACGTCAGGAATAATGGCGAGGTAACGCTCGCGCGGTAGAGTCAGAGGAAAAAACGCTGGCCAATTTTCATGGCTGTCTCCTCGCGTCTTCCTGCGTGGCCGCAAATCGATCAACGCCGAGGAAAGAACGTTCAGTGGTAGCTTATTCCAATTGATGGTTGCGTTACGTGCACGCGATCCATCGTGTAAACATCGCTGCCCAGTGTCTCGTCCGATCGTCCAGCTAGAGACTATTCGATAAGGGAGGTCGGTTCTTATTTAAGCCGCATTGCGAAATCGCTTTTTACACGGCCGATCTCACACTCTGATTCACGCGTTACATCAC containing:
- the Bbg gene encoding PDZ domain-containing protein big bang isoform X1, whose amino-acid sequence is MGVASIPDSKDQRACDEWNDLRTIRKMDVAKSATEDFVTVVSVESQPPPENFVTVLSIGTGKKEDEPPPAASTLTKSPSNGVDGPLEEEVEVYRLPGERLGFGLKFEGGNKTTERVRRLFVQSCAEQSPASRAKCSWGTLGEGDEVLSIDGVPVTHMTRLDCVRRLKESQLVIKLMVRCRGALRPEVVSAEKKSSPEKCKVPPELPSAPPPVPPRKLRQARGLADGEANPSPVKKSWNGSRSQSSSQNSSQNGSPGSQPASQQESKSTTYESCESSPKSVNGSVQESPKGSPKERSPELTKSKQEPPEAMVYMDARSQCGSTHGSTSDETGSSMSTVIDRFSTSDRVSTISTASTASTTSEQPGEFSRIEQDFDRSSDRDLQLSRAICPFENLDDYSSNPPDFLLRRLASSEAVTHVETRGEVEKITAVVAPNTVLIEETITFQPPLSFQDAPLSYGHEPRPDLFYTADLAADSTTHFRPIKDDVELVERVNSIHEEFHAANSSSDVEKHKETSGGRGSDRTPPPLPARNHVNRISVNQPANEPRSQKLSEQSTTAVEATDSQEAPVLPPKPLPRRDVKVRRKRPPPPPPPPTIAPRTEIKPSSSLPESRQTSFEEDDDDAVAAKLEEARAKLDERSKTLDRRDTEVNSTPFVKSVSEEGGDPERKRNEETDDTESMENYDPHEDDGHRTNKVLEIIELRKAKAFPSQQKLLDRPELRNAVTISMEMQDSDEENEQVTKFNEPIDDQDDEDPVATESFDRPVGSPAAKDMLGRRRESEESEDSYRSCLTGNNRSQSNEESIDEDDTSDESDEGDYYWQSNLATIGEEEETNSLEYTNANKEASDSETDSAGKTEQQESPSKKDTFDTNARNDEVDNANRTASFPGAIAENLHAETVNGRMDNCGGGQRLPPDGDEFPAAYQEFGGNSQQQYRFVTTGTATARTSTMMANGRLVCNENESFIGNDGYKLLESNVVAATGIILPDTRVTGLASVEAVRQEVTKIGLPSIEINGKMSVENVCQETSGNALPDPKPYIPEDFVKKAASVTNYSSYGNQGNGNIVVTEKKIEITGYYHKDVPVIDEPQDHSEKDTLDTPPPLPLTGPPKMEAICPPYTRNAPTLEPTQRKFSFNGELWRQDDKSERSVRDKIAMFSSQSSLDGPLFPNTVTIAVASSNGRRLSKYKSTEDVCSDEKSSGQKERISFFADRTQSSFDLTDSGRNVGQDAGKKYVKQRSPSVTQNSPMSSPTIHTSKTFPIVQQKPVTLTATPLISSYESSMSKPSVKSYSLTPTSQNPQSVTLKPTVSAILARATSFSGSTPYGQDRTSTTNELSSGPPVARTNSLVSSFKRPNEDVRKNSLNQLIEQRRRSISKLRGLVIPEKETIPIDTPIVDLPEIKSRDSILLQQLPKANIQDKWGSQSSLASNASTASMPLKATTSFKMPAPQIHSKYSPAFKRKSLAVYGTSTNSSAAKTSSTTSTSSTPSPSEPPKSLESICSPTRSDYSFEFASTASSPEGLRSRPKTAQRKTRMDYDDSDNDSAVSSSQSSISRGFSPPMSPAPSERSTVSSERSYVSTETNYQRRALIMNSPTRTYSREPSVEYGGRPSSLADRNFATERSSSSSSGSDVRSPTTESSSRNSQIPQRQLKRSNSTETNCSTSSTLTSGSQASAESLSRRVLKPQSVEAINRKNILASARCRSGRDLNGSPLIQRKFPDDACRSTIVENGDAYQRNHSSKEPVAQDVKIAYIEVTDSFAEDDSFQKAAEEAKLSPKKSVPPTMVVKSSKFVMMEPSNDLKMWVRTEAKALARSEEKLVGKVEKKSVDVEMNSINNNLKNLNNSRNMIEGQQLNSLDLSSTNSNARNENESGRLDASKQRCVSNVSVKKPTEDQNDLLTILTTKSRSRSAIHVDDGSFDRSKNQMSLEDILSVKGDSKLSRSQSSEPKTERNSNSTSSSHSRSLWDTLRDSRYVRRSTSESWNEDKSFSKIPTLTKSRVAENSGDETTNEAEKSKSVLSKIPTTRNLGRRSVSVSDMKKALEVNCPSSPQTPGTAHNRFLSLDSSVDENLSSVGADMDADRCSSEQFGSISSLASSTSLISQQELAQLVEEASLEEVRGAHDVIVVLLHKENPTGSVGITLAGGADCEIKEITVHRVLAHSIADRDGRMQRGDRILSINGRSTQGLTHRESIAVLKQPRSEVVLVVSRARSEEGCKLKSRTASVETIIEGFETSDAAEDTAWGPPSVVAVYKGGAGLGFSLEGGRDSPLGDRPLVIKKIFTGGAAEKTGALKAGDQLLEVNGYDVTRMSRIEAWSLMKKLHDGEVNLLVRHPATKSS
- the Bbg gene encoding PDZ domain-containing protein big bang isoform X2, which produces MGVASIPDSKDQRACDEWNDLRTIRKMDVAKSATEDFVTVVSVESQPPPENFVTVLSIGTGKKEDEPPPAASTLTKSPSNGVDGPLEEEVEVYRLPGERLGFGLKFEGGNKTTERVRRLFVQSCAEQSPASRAKCSWGTLGEGDEVLSIDGVPVTHMTRLDCVRRLKESQLVIKLMVRCRGALRPEVVSAEKKSSPEKCKVPPELPSAPPPVPPRKLRQARGLADGEANPSPVKKSWNGSRSQSSSQNSSQNGSPGSQPASQQESKSTTYESCESSPKSVNGSVQESPKGSPKERSPELTKSKQEPPEAMVYMDARSQCGSTHGSTSDETGSSMSTVIDRFSTSDRVSTISTASTASTTSEQPGEFSRIEQDFDRSSDRDLQLSRAICPFENLDDYSSNPPDFLLRRLASSEAVTHVETRGEVEKITAVVAPNTVLIEETITFQPPLSFQDAPLSYGHEPRPDLFYTADLAADSTTHFRPIKDDVELVERVNSIHEEFHAANSSSDVEKHKETSGGRGSDRTPPPLPARNHVNRISVNQPANEPRSQKLSEQSTTAVEATDSQEAPVLPPKPLPRRDVKVRRKRPPPPPPPPTIAPRTEIKPSSSLPESRQTSFEEDDDDAVAAKLEEARAKLDERSKTLDRRDTEVNSTPFVKSVSEEGGDPERKRNEETDDTESMENYDPHEDDGHRTNKVLEIIELRKAKAFPSQQKLLDRPELRNAVTISMEMQDSDEENEQVTKFNEPIDDQDDEDPVATESFDRPVGSPAAKDMLGRRRESEESEDSYRSCLTGNNRSQSNEESIDEDDTSDESDEGDYYWQSNLATIGEEEETNSLEYTNANKEASDSETDSAGKTEQQESPSKKDTFDTNETVNGRMDNCGGGQRLPPDGDEFPAAYQEFGGNSQQQYRFVTTGTATARTSTMMANGRLVCNENESFIGNDGYKLLESNVVAATGIILPDTRVTGLASVEAVRQEVTKIGLPSIEINGKMSVENVCQETSGNALPDPKPYIPEDFVKKAASVTNYSSYGNQGNGNIVVTEKKIEITGYYHKDVPVIDEPQDHSEKDTLDTPPPLPLTGPPKMEAICPPYTRNAPTLEPTQRKFSFNGELWRQDDKSERSVRDKIAMFSSQSSLDGPLFPNTVTIAVASSNGRRLSKYKSTEDVCSDEKSSGQKERISFFADRTQSSFDLTDSGRNVGQDAGKKYVKQRSPSVTQNSPMSSPTIHTSKTFPIVQQKPVTLTATPLISSYESSMSKPSVKSYSLTPTSQNPQSVTLKPTVSAILARATSFSGSTPYGQDRTSTTNELSSGPPVARTNSLVSSFKRPNEDVRKNSLNQLIEQRRRSISKLRGLVIPEKETIPIDTPIVDLPEIKSRDSILLQQLPKANIQDKWGSQSSLASNASTASMPLKATTSFKMPAPQIHSKYSPAFKRKSLAVYGTSTNSSAAKTSSTTSTSSTPSPSEPPKSLESICSPTRSDYSFEFASTASSPEGLRSRPKTAQRKTRMDYDDSDNDSAVSSSQSSISRGFSPPMSPAPSERSTVSSERSYVSTETNYQRRALIMNSPTRTYSREPSVEYGGRPSSLADRNFATERSSSSSSGSDVRSPTTESSSRNSQIPQRQLKRSNSTETNCSTSSTLTSGSQASAESLSRRVLKPQSVEAINRKNILASARCRSGRDLNGSPLIQRKFPDDACRSTIVENGDAYQRNHSSKEPVAQDVKIAYIEVTDSFAEDDSFQKAAEEAKLSPKKSVPPTMVVKSSKFVMMEPSNDLKMWVRTEAKALARSEEKLVGKVEKKSVDVEMNSINNNLKNLNNSRNMIEGQQLNSLDLSSTNSNARNENESGRLDASKQRCVSNVSVKKPTEDQNDLLTILTTKSRSRSAIHVDDGSFDRSKNQMSLEDILSVKGDSKLSRSQSSEPKTERNSNSTSSSHSRSLWDTLRDSRYVRRSTSESWNEDKSFSKIPTLTKSRVAENSGDETTNEAEKSKSVLSKIPTTRNLGRRSVSVSDMKKALEVNCPSSPQTPGTAHNRFLSLDSSVDENLSSVGADMDADRCSSEQFGSISSLASSTSLISQQELAQLVEEASLEEVRGAHDVIVVLLHKENPTGSVGITLAGGADCEIKEITVHRVLAHSIADRDGRMQRGDRILSINGRSTQGLTHRESIAVLKQPRSEVVLVVSRARSEEGCKLKSRTASVETIIEGFETSDAAEDTAWGPPSVVAVYKGGAGLGFSLEGGRDSPLGDRPLVIKKIFTGGAAEKTGALKAGDQLLEVNGYDVTRMSRIEAWSLMKKLHDGEVNLLVRHPATKSS